The genomic stretch GCCGCCCACCCCCACGCAGGTGGACTGCCCCAGGCCGGCCCGGCCCAGCAGGTGCACCACCTCGTACGTGAGCGTACCGCTGCGGGAGACGATCCCTACCGGGCCCGGCGTGAAGACCCGGCCCGGCAGGATTCCCAGGAGTGCCTCGCCCGGCGAGATGAGCCCCGGGCAGTTGGGCCCGATGAGGCGTGTTTGCTTCTCACGAGCTCTCGCCACCACCCGCAGCATGTCCTGGACCGGGATGCCCTCGGTGATGACGACGACCAGCTTCAACCCTGCTTCGATGGCCTCCAGGGCGGCGTCCGCGGCGAAGGCGGCCGGGACGAAGATGATGGAGGCGTTCGCACCCGTGGCCTCCCTGGCCCGCGCGACCGTGTCGAACACCGGCACGCCTTCGACGGCGGTCCCGCCCTTTCCGGGGGTCACGCCGGCCACGACCCGGGTACCGTAATCAAGCATCTGCCGGGTGTGAAAGGCGCCCTCCCGGCCCGTAATGCCCTGAACGATGAGCCGCGTGCTCCGGTCTGCAAGTATGGCCATGATGTATGCGGCGCTCCTCTCTGCTCAGGGTGCGGTGCTGTCGCTTCCGCAGTCTGGGTCACCCGGCGGCGGTGGCGAGCTGCACGGCCCGGCGCGCCGCCTCCTGGAAGGTGGCGGCGCTCTCCACGCCGTTCACGCGGCTTTGAGCCAGAAGCGCCCGCCCCTCCTCCTCGCGGGTGCCGGCCAGGCGCACCACCACAGGAACCCGGGGCCCGCCCAGCGCCGAAAGGGCCTGGACAAGCCCCCTGGCGACCTCGTCGCAGCGGGTGATCCCGCCGAACACGTTGAGCAAGACGGCCTTCACCTCGGGGTCGCTCATGACGATGCGGAGGGCCTTTTCCACCACCTCGGCGCGCGCTCCGCCCCCTATGTCCAGGAAGTTGCCCGGCCGGCCGCCCTCCCGCTGCACCGCGTCGAGCGTCGCCATAACGAGCCCCGCGCCGTTGCCGATCACACCGACGCTGCCCGTCAGCTTGACGTAGGCCAAATTGTGCGCTCGCGCCTCGCGCTCCAGGGGGTGGTCTGCCTCGACGGACCGCATGGCCGCCAGGTCGGGGTGCCGGAACAGCGCGTTGTCGTCGATCTCCACCTTGCCGTCAAGCGCGACGAGATGCCCGTCCTGGGTCTCGGCGAGGGGGTTGATCTCGACGAGCTGCGCATCCACCCGGTTGAATAGCCCCCAGAGGCCGGACAGGAACCGCCCTAGCTCCGCCCGCAGCGCGGCGGGCGCCCCGCCCTCGTCGAAAAGGCGCCGTGCGTGGAAGTCCCTCAAGCCCAGCCCGATGTCGATCCACTGCTTGGCGATACGCTCGGGCGTCTGTTCGGCCACCTCTTCGATGTCCATGCCGCCGGCGGTGGAGAAAATCGCCACGGGAGACTGGCGCGCACGGTCGACGGTAACGCTCAGGTAATACTCACGGGAGATGGGAACGGCCCGCTCCACCAGCACCTCGCGCACCACATAGTCCCGGATGCGGGATCCGAGCAGGGCGCGGGCATGTTCGGCCGCCTGGTTCGGGGAATCCGCAAGCCGGATGCCCCCCGCCTTGCCGCGGCCGCCGATGGGGATCTGAACCTTGACGGCGACGCGCCCTCCCAGCCGTCCGGCGATTCGCCCGGCCTCGTCGGGGTTGGTGGCCAGTTCGCCGTCGGGCGTGGGCAGGCCCACGCTGCGAAACAGCGCCTTGGATTGCGCTTCCGTCAGCCGCATTCACTTCGCCTCCTGGTAGACCGGAGTGAGCCAGTGCCGGTACGCCGGCACCCTGCCCTTGACCACGTTGAAGTAGAGCTGCTGGATGGCTCTGGTGATCGGCCCCATCTCGCCGGTCCCCACCGGGCGCCGGTCGACCTCCCCCACGGCGCTCACCTGGGCACCGGTGCCGACCAGGAATACCTCGTCGGCCACGTAAAGCTCGGTGCGGTCGATGGGGCGCTCCTCGACAGCCACCTCGAGCTGCTCCCGGGCGAGCTGCATGATCGTCGCGCGGGTGATCCCCTCCAGAATGTCCTCGTAAACCGGGGTGGTGATCAGGCGCCCGCCGCGCACGATGAAGAGGTTCTCAGCGCTCCCCTCCGACACGTGCCCGTCCATGGTCAGGAAGATGGCCTCGTCGTACCCCTCCTCCATGACCTCGGACTTGGCGAGCGCCGCGTTCACGTAAGCGCCGCAGACCTTCGCCCGCATCGGGATGGCGTTGTCGTTGACGTGGCGCCACGACGAAACCTTGCAGCGTATGGGCTTCTCCACATCGATGTACGCGCCGAAGGGGACGGCAAACAGCGCAAAGTCGTCCGAAAGCTGGTGCAGCCGGACGCCGATGGCGTGTTCGCTCTTGTAGAAGAGGGGCCGGACGTAGACGTCCTCCCGGTCGCCGTTCCTGCGGAGAACGTCCAGCGTGATGGCCACCAGTTCGTCCACCGAGAGGCGGGGGGTTATCCTCAGAATCTTGCAAGAGTTCAGCATGCGTTCGAAGTGCTCGCGCAGGCGGAACACGTAGAGCTGGCGGTGTTCCTCGTTCCAGTAGGCGCGGATTCCCTCGAAGCAGCCGGTCCCGTAGTGGAGCGCGTGGCTCATGATGCTCAGGCGAGCTTCCTCGATCGGTACGACTCGTCCTTGAAAGTAAGCGAAACGTCCCATGGTGCTGTTTGCCGCCCCCTGTCGAAGATAAAGCCGGTCCACGATTGAGGATGCTGGTGGGAGTCGAGATTCACTCCGGGCCGGGCATTTCCTCCTCCGGCACGGGCGGCGGCAGGCCTTGCGGAGCGACCCGCATCTGGGCCGGCCGGGGCGCGTAGTAGGAGCGGTTTACCCGCTCCCGCACGGCGAAGGGGCCGTACAGTGGGAGTTCGCGCCATAGGGTGGCCACGTAGCCTGTGGCGGCCGGCTCCTCCAGCCGCTCGTCGCCGGGAGCCAGGGAAGGGTCCTCCACCGCGACCGTGCCGGCGAGGATGGCCTGCTCCACCACGGTGCGAAGCCTCCACGGAAGCGGCTGCGCCCATGCGGGGGCCCATAGCGTCACGGTCAGCTCCCCGCCGCCCGCGGCGGCCTGAACGGCCACCGGATACGGCGCGGGATTGTGAAGCCTCAGGTCGATGAGATTGTACGCCACGGTGGCGTCCCGGGCGAGGCTGACGTACCAGACCGGCCGGGAGTGGGGGGCCCGCGACCTGGCCGAAAGGCCCCCGAGGAGGGCCGCGTTGTAAAGCGTGGTGGAAACCTGGCAGACGCCGCCCCCCACGTCCACCACCAGCCGCCCGTTGAGGAGGACGGGGGCTTCCTTGTAGCCGCGCTCGGTGATGCGCGGCCCGACCGCTTCGTTGAAGGAGAAGACCTCCCCGGGGCGCAGGACGAGCCCGTTCAGCTCCCGGGCCGCCGTGGAGATGTTGCCGGCCCGCTCGGCCTGCCCGGGGTCGTACCGGGTCGCATAGGAGGCCAGCGGCCTGGCCTCGGCGAGCGGCGCCAGGTCGGCCTCGCTCAAGGCGGGGCGGGTGTCCTCGAACGGCACGTCGACGACCCGGGGGCGCGGGGCCGCGGCCGCGTCCACTACGAGTGAGGCAAGAGCCCTGGCATCGACGCGGCGCCCCGCACGCCCGGGGACAATGGTTCCTCGGCCCGCAGCGTCAAAGAAGATCCGGGGCTCGACGGCGGCCTGACCCGCGAGCCGGTCGAGGCGCGCCGCAAGGCTGCGAACCGCCTTCGGATCCGGGCCAGAGAGGCGGAGCCGTATGGGTTCTGCTGAAAGGCCGGGGGGTGACCTCGCCGCCTCCGCGGCCTGCCTCAGGGTAGCCTCGATGTCCGCCTGGATGCCCAGAGAGGCCGGAACGACTTCGATGTGCTCGTCTCCGGCCCGCAGCACGATGGGCTCGGCCAGCATCGCGGCAGCCACGACGGCCAGTCGGGCACGCAATTCAGAGGGAGTCAGGCCTTCGGCGTTTGAGCCCGCAGCGACAAGCCCCTCCGGCAGGACCGCCTCGGCGGCAGGCCCCTCTGAGCGACCCGGGCCCGGCGCTTCGGCGTGAACTGCACTGTCGGCAGCCAACACCAGTCCCGCCAGCACGGCTCCCGCCACCACCGAACCCAACCGCTGCCGCCACGCCCAGTAGAGGATCGCCGCCAGCCCGAGCACGCCGTAGAAGAGCCACCTTCCCGGCGCCGACAGGGGACGGTCCACCTGGGCGTCACGCTGCAGCCGCACGGCCTCTTTCAGGTGGCGTACGGCCTCGTCGTAGCGCCCCATGCGGCGAAGGGCGGCGGCCAGGTTGTTGTGTGCGGGGGCGTAGTCGGGGTCGATGGCGAGCGCCTGCCGGTAGGCGGCCTCTGCCTCTGCCGGGCGGCCCTGCTCCAGCCGGACGTTCCCGAGGTTGCTCCACGGCGCTGCATAGGCCGGGTCGAGGGCCGAGGCGCGCTCGAAGGTGGTGGCCGCCTCTTCCAACCGGTTCAGGCGCGCCAGGCAGATCCCGAGCTTGTTGTAGAGGACGGCCGAGTCAGGGTGGAGCGTCACGAGGGCGGACAGGTGGTCCAGGGCAGCCTGCGCCCGCCCTTCGTCGAGAAGGGCCTGCGCCAGCGCCAGGGCCCGGTTGAGGTCATCGCCCTCAGCCGCCGGCGGCGGCGACTCCGTGCCGGAAGGCCGGTTCATCGGCTGCCTCCACCACTTCCGTGTGTGCGACCGCATCGTCCACGAGGCCGGCCACATCCAGCCGGGCCTCCACTGCCTCGACGCGTTCGAGGGCGGGGCGCGTCTGCGGGTGGCGCGCGACGAAGAGGGTGCAGCAGTCCTCGTACGCTTCCGTGGACGTGTCGTAAGTGCCGATGCGGCGGGCGGCTTCCACGATCTCCGTCTTATCCATCCCTACCAGCGGGCGCAGGATGATCCGGCGAGAAACGGCCTCTACGGCAGCCATGCTCGGCAGGGTCTGGCTCGCCACCTGGCCGAGGTTCTCGCCGGTTACCAGGGCGTGGTAGCGGTGGCGGTCCGCAAGCACGTTGGCGATGCGCACCATCATGCGGCGCATGAGAATGACGCCGTAGTCCGGCGGGCAGTTGGTGTAGATGGCCTTCTGCACGTCGGTGAACCGGGTGAGGAACAGCCGCATGTCCCCCTGCCATGCGGCCAGCAGGCGCCCGAGCCGTACGACCTTCAGCAGCGCCTGCTCCGTGGTGAAGGGCATGGCGTGGAAGTGGACACCGTCCACGCGCAGGCCCCGCTTCATGCCCATCCAGGCGGCAACAGGGCTGTCGATGCCGCCTGAGAGGAGCGCCAGCGCCCGCCCGCTCACCCCCACCGGCAGGCCGCCCGGGCCCGGGCGTTCGCCGTCGTAGACGAACGCGGATCCGTCGCGCACCTCGACCCGCACGACGAGCTGCGGATCGTGCACGTTCACCACGAGGCGCCCTCCGAAGGCACGCAGCAGGTGGGCGCCCACCTCGCGGTTGAGCTGCATGGAATCCAGCGGGAAGCGCTTGTTGGAGCGGCGCGCTGCGACCTTGAAGGAGAGCGGGGTGCCGGCCTCCGCCGGCAGGCGGCGCGCCACCAGGGCCTCGGCCGCGGCCAGGATGGCCGGCAGGTCCGGCGGCACCTCCCGCGCGGGTCCGGCCCCCACCACGCCGAACACCCGTGAAGCCGCGGCAGCCGCCTGCTCGGCGGCCGCGAGGAGGTCGCCGAAGGCCTCCCTGTCGCCCGGGGCCAGCACGAGGCGCCCGCGCAGGTTGTGCACCTCCCACGGCCCCAGCGGGCGCAGGGCCTTGCGGAGGTTCTCCCGCAAGATGCGTTCGAACCACGCGCGGTTGGAGCCCTTCAGGCCCACCTCGCCGTAGCGGATGAGCACCACAGGCACAGCAGCCGGGCTAGCCACGGGAGAGCCCCCGTGCCCCGAGAAAGGCTGCAAGGTCGGTGATGACGCGCCTTGCGCTCTCGATCGCCCTGTCAATCTCCTCCTCGCGGGTCAGCAGGCCCAGGCTGAGCCGGATCGTGGAATCGGCGAGGCTGTCGCCGAGCGCCATTGCCTTCAGCACGTGGCTCGTACGGGCTTTGTGGGACGAGCACGCCGATCCGGTCGAGACCAGCACCCCGCCCTCCTGGTCGAGGTGCGTGGCCAGCACTTCGGCTCGCAGGCCGGGGAAAGCCGCCGAGACGATGTGGGGTGCGCGGCGATCCGCGTCCTGCGGGCCCAGGAAGACGATCCGGGGATAGGCCTCTTGAAGTCCGGCCCTGAGCCTCTCACTCAGCCGGCGCAGGCGGGCGGCCGAGTCGGGCAGTTCCCGCATGGCGAGCTCGGCTGCCACCCCGAACCCCACGATGGCGGGGATGTTCTCGGTGCCGCTGCGAAGCCCGCGCTCCTGCCCCCCGCCGTAGATGAGCGGCTCGATACGAACGGCCGGCGCCACGTACAGCGCCCCGACGCCCTTGGGCCCGTGGAGCTTGTGGGCACTCAAGGAAGCGAGGTCCACCCCGAGGCTCTTCACGTCCACGGGGATCCTGCCGGCGGCCTGAACCAGGTCGCTGTGGACGAGCGCTCGCGGGTTTCGCGAGCGCGCGAGGCGAGCAATC from Bacillota bacterium encodes the following:
- a CDS encoding cysteine desulfurase family protein, yielding MTRNGPWEPVYLDNAATTRVRPDVAQAVLEAMTDGYGNASSRHRLGARARAALERARAQVAALIGAEQRGVIFTASATEANNMALFGVARAYSRQGRHIVTTAIEHPSVLEVAAALEALGYEVTRVPPGPDGVLDPSAVAAHVRQDTVLVSVMLVNNETGALQPVPEIARLARSRNPRALVHSDLVQAAGRIPVDVKSLGVDLASLSAHKLHGPKGVGALYVAPAVRIEPLIYGGGQERGLRSGTENIPAIVGFGVAAELAMRELPDSAARLRRLSERLRAGLQEAYPRIVFLGPQDADRRAPHIVSAAFPGLRAEVLATHLDQEGGVLVSTGSACSSHKARTSHVLKAMALGDSLADSTIRLSLGLLTREEEIDRAIESARRVITDLAAFLGARGLSRG
- the sucC gene encoding ADP-forming succinate--CoA ligase subunit beta, with protein sequence MRLTEAQSKALFRSVGLPTPDGELATNPDEAGRIAGRLGGRVAVKVQIPIGGRGKAGGIRLADSPNQAAEHARALLGSRIRDYVVREVLVERAVPISREYYLSVTVDRARQSPVAIFSTAGGMDIEEVAEQTPERIAKQWIDIGLGLRDFHARRLFDEGGAPAALRAELGRFLSGLWGLFNRVDAQLVEINPLAETQDGHLVALDGKVEIDDNALFRHPDLAAMRSVEADHPLEREARAHNLAYVKLTGSVGVIGNGAGLVMATLDAVQREGGRPGNFLDIGGGARAEVVEKALRIVMSDPEVKAVLLNVFGGITRCDEVARGLVQALSALGGPRVPVVVRLAGTREEEGRALLAQSRVNGVESAATFQEAARRAVQLATAAG
- a CDS encoding VanW family protein — translated: MNRPSGTESPPPAAEGDDLNRALALAQALLDEGRAQAALDHLSALVTLHPDSAVLYNKLGICLARLNRLEEAATTFERASALDPAYAAPWSNLGNVRLEQGRPAEAEAAYRQALAIDPDYAPAHNNLAAALRRMGRYDEAVRHLKEAVRLQRDAQVDRPLSAPGRWLFYGVLGLAAILYWAWRQRLGSVVAGAVLAGLVLAADSAVHAEAPGPGRSEGPAAEAVLPEGLVAAGSNAEGLTPSELRARLAVVAAAMLAEPIVLRAGDEHIEVVPASLGIQADIEATLRQAAEAARSPPGLSAEPIRLRLSGPDPKAVRSLAARLDRLAGQAAVEPRIFFDAAGRGTIVPGRAGRRVDARALASLVVDAAAAPRPRVVDVPFEDTRPALSEADLAPLAEARPLASYATRYDPGQAERAGNISTAARELNGLVLRPGEVFSFNEAVGPRITERGYKEAPVLLNGRLVVDVGGGVCQVSTTLYNAALLGGLSARSRAPHSRPVWYVSLARDATVAYNLIDLRLHNPAPYPVAVQAAAGGGELTVTLWAPAWAQPLPWRLRTVVEQAILAGTVAVEDPSLAPGDERLEEPAATGYVATLWRELPLYGPFAVRERVNRSYYAPRPAQMRVAPQGLPPPVPEEEMPGPE
- the thiI gene encoding tRNA uracil 4-sulfurtransferase ThiI, translating into MASPAAVPVVLIRYGEVGLKGSNRAWFERILRENLRKALRPLGPWEVHNLRGRLVLAPGDREAFGDLLAAAEQAAAAASRVFGVVGAGPAREVPPDLPAILAAAEALVARRLPAEAGTPLSFKVAARRSNKRFPLDSMQLNREVGAHLLRAFGGRLVVNVHDPQLVVRVEVRDGSAFVYDGERPGPGGLPVGVSGRALALLSGGIDSPVAAWMGMKRGLRVDGVHFHAMPFTTEQALLKVVRLGRLLAAWQGDMRLFLTRFTDVQKAIYTNCPPDYGVILMRRMMVRIANVLADRHRYHALVTGENLGQVASQTLPSMAAVEAVSRRIILRPLVGMDKTEIVEAARRIGTYDTSTEAYEDCCTLFVARHPQTRPALERVEAVEARLDVAGLVDDAVAHTEVVEAADEPAFRHGVAAAGG
- a CDS encoding branched-chain amino acid transaminase gives rise to the protein MGRFAYFQGRVVPIEEARLSIMSHALHYGTGCFEGIRAYWNEEHRQLYVFRLREHFERMLNSCKILRITPRLSVDELVAITLDVLRRNGDREDVYVRPLFYKSEHAIGVRLHQLSDDFALFAVPFGAYIDVEKPIRCKVSSWRHVNDNAIPMRAKVCGAYVNAALAKSEVMEEGYDEAIFLTMDGHVSEGSAENLFIVRGGRLITTPVYEDILEGITRATIMQLAREQLEVAVEERPIDRTELYVADEVFLVGTGAQVSAVGEVDRRPVGTGEMGPITRAIQQLYFNVVKGRVPAYRHWLTPVYQEAK
- the sucD gene encoding succinate--CoA ligase subunit alpha translates to MAILADRSTRLIVQGITGREGAFHTRQMLDYGTRVVAGVTPGKGGTAVEGVPVFDTVARAREATGANASIIFVPAAFAADAALEAIEAGLKLVVVITEGIPVQDMLRVVARAREKQTRLIGPNCPGLISPGEALLGILPGRVFTPGPVGIVSRSGTLTYEVVHLLGRAGLGQSTCVGVGGDPIIGTRFADVLQLFEQDPATEAVVLIGEIGGTDEEEAAAFIRRSMTKPVVSFISGRTAPPGKRMGHAGAIISGRMGTPQSKVEALTAAGVPVASSIDEIPQLVKERIGRAVAGRA